A stretch of Brassica napus cultivar Da-Ae chromosome C6, Da-Ae, whole genome shotgun sequence DNA encodes these proteins:
- the LOC125588382 gene encoding uncharacterized protein LOC125588382 → MENIEEASNNLGVKSSDQVADTENHSDLNQEEDPSLDNNSQMLVLQTPPKPFNMHTREVDDSDDFVGHVPQCVSSRSTHDTSYGEDEDDDFVEPVPQCVSGGQTHETLVGEDEDEDFIKPVPQSQSREEHARRRREKDKADDESLMKSFRAVELYGFEDVEASSNNEAVNDYTVYDIDFTLADADMYTGKLFSSKQEFKISLHIYALKQVFRFKFHKHAFNYVAAKCIEKNCKFYVMAKQLGESSTYQVRKAQLKHVCTSDAKAQYKKHATSKVIAALMRSKYERLQAGPRASELPEMLRSEFLFTATYWKCWKAKELATVAAQGTEESSYKLLPKYFYVVKYANPGSITNIKTEKDDKVQTRFKYAFMALKACIDGWKHLRKVIVVDGTHMFGKYKGCLLTASGQDANFSGIPYSVCCCRQ, encoded by the coding sequence TCTAAATCAAGAAGAGGACCCAAGTTTGGACAACAACTCCCAAATGTTGGTTCTCCAGACTCCTCCAAAGCCGTTCAACATGCATACTCGGGAAGTTGACGACAGTGATGATTTCGTTGGGCATGTCCCTCAATGTGTTTCGTCTAGATCGACACATGATACATCTTATGGAGAAGACGAGGATGACGACTTTGTCGAACCGGTACCTCAGTGTGTTTCGGGTGGTCAGACACATGAAACCCTGGTTGGAGAAGACGAGGATGAAGACTTTATCAAACCGGTACCTCAGTCTCAAAGCCGTGAGGAACACGCAAGAAGACGTCGTGAAAAAGATAAGGCTGATGACGAATCACTCATGAAATCCTTTAGAGCCGTTGAGCTATATGGATTTGAGGATGTAGAAGCTTCGTCTAACAACGAAGCAGTTAACGATTATACCGTCTATGATATTGACTTCACTCTAGCAGATGCTGATATGTACACTGGGAAGCTATTCAGTAGCAAGCAAGAATTCAAGATCAGTTTGCACATTTATGCCTTAAAGCAGGTGTTCAGGTTCAAGTTCCACAAACATGCGTTTAACTACGTCGCAGCGAAATGCATTGAAAAAAACTGCAAATTTTATGTTATGGCTAAGCAATTGGGGGAATCTTCGACATATCAGGTGAGGAAGGCGCAACTGAAGCATGTCTGCACATCTGATGCTAAAGCGCAATATAAGAAACATGCGACGTCGAAAGTAATAGCTGCACTAATGAGATCGAAGTATGAAAGGCTCCAAGCTGGACCGCGCGCATCTGAATTACCCGAGATGCTCCGGAGTGAGTTCTTGTTTACAGCCACATATTGGAAATGTTGGAAAGCAAAAGAGTTAGCAACTGTGGCTGCACAAGGAACAGAAGAGAGCTCTTACAAGCTCCTGccgaaatatttttatgttgtaaagTATGCAAATCCTGGGTCCATTACTAATATCAAAACTGAAAAAGATGATAAGGTTCAGACAAGGTTTAAGTACGCGTTCATGGCGCTGAAAGCTTGCATTGACGGGTGGAAGCATCTACGGAAGGTTATTGTGGTGGATGGTACTCATATGTTTGGGAAGTACAAAGGGTGTTTACTAACTGCAAGTGGGCAAGATGCCAATTTTTCAGGTATTCCCTATAGCGTTTGCTGTTGTAGACAATGA
- the LOC106407613 gene encoding uncharacterized protein LOC106407613 isoform X2, giving the protein MLRRLKEYMILGSGRLERLLVWFEQICHLLEHGMEKEAEYAAIGMMRSRDLGNLPRTNLYIGITCYRLWCRKYSEELEPKDADCSDSISNMSQSGSGVMAECSPRNESVYSVESSGSVRNVSEASVGNYEVNSDASTRGSGSEVEVKVKLENVKVEESSQHFTEPPRIYASSEENEEPLRDGVSFDPALIQILGEMDPWLFPLKPPEDPDCHGKIVNDSFYKDAVSYLRLTMQSPRYVSLAALHPLVQLLLIGGRVDEAMKLVEEMCQKVHDIKPLRIRAAMKEKFHNNSDELAKCYEDVLEIDPSCVTTLKKLIEMSKEDGYSRESLIEMIALHVEASFPEPQIWKEFAEMLILFFENVDEDRMSVCLNGDGEEGCQQTYSVRYNRTPRMFTGTSWTLRAKWWLNRHFSPEILETEMKKLEAEQINGDLEMLRLMSFKAACASRLYGPEFGYVTTVYGLLESCRNNIQNMCMLENDSNNIGMLENGRNSLELFNFVRRHRQNWNRIYNLE; this is encoded by the exons ATGTTGAGGAGATTGAAAGAATATATGATACTTGGATCGGGAAGATTG GAAAGGCTCTTGGTTTGGTTCGAACAAATTTGTCATTTACTCGAGCATGGTATGGAGAAGGAGGCCGAGTATGCCGCAATTGG CATGATGCGGAGCCGTGATTTGGGAAACCTTCCTCGGACCAATCTATATATAGGAATCACATGCTACAGACTGTGGTGTCGTAAATACTCGGAGGAGCTGGAGCCTAAAGACGCAGACTGCAGTGACAGCATATCTAACATGTCTCAGTCAGGATCTGGTGTTATGGCCGAGTGTTCACCCAGGAACGAGTCTGTTTACTCTGTGGAGTCTTCGGGTTCTGTTAGAAACGTGTCAGAGGCTTCTGTCGGGAATTACGAAGTAAATTCTGATGCCTCCACGCGTGGCTCAGGGTCAGAAGTGGAGGTGAAGGTAAAACTGGAGAATGTTAAAGTGGAGGAGAGTTCTCAGCATTTTACTGAACCACCACGAATCTATGCCTCGTCTGAAGAAAACGAAGAGCCTTTGAGAGATGGAGTTTCATTTGATCCCGCTCTTATTCAAATTCTTG GGGAGATGGATCCATGGTTGTTTCCTTTGAAACCACCAGAAGATCCTGATTGCCATGGAAAGATAGTCAATGATTCTTTTTATAAGGACGCTGTGTCATATCTGCGGCTTACTATGCAGTCTCCTCGTTACGTATCTTTAGCTGCATTACATCCTCTTGTACAG CTTCTCTTAATTGGAGGCCGTGTAGATGAAGCTATGAAATTGGTTGAGGAGATGTGTCAGAAAGTACATGACATCAAACCTTTGAG GATTAGAGCTGCTATGAAGGAGAAGTTTCATAATAACAGCGACGAGCTCGCAAAATGCTACGAAGATGTCTTAGAGATTGATCCTAGTTGTGTAACCACCTTAAAGAAGCTTATTGAAATGTCAAAAGAAG ACGGGTATAGTAGAGAGTCGCTAATCGAAATGATAGCATTGCATGTAGAAGCTTCTTTCCCGGAGCCCCAAATCTGGAAAGAGTTTGCAGAGATGCTGATTCTCTTCTTTGAGAATGTTGATGAAGATCGAATGTCTGTATGCCTCAACGGAGATGGAGAAGAAGGGTGTCAACAAACATACTCTGTTCGATACAACAGGACACCTAGAATGTTCACCGGTACATCATGGACACTTAGAGCTAAGTGGTGGCTAAATCGCCATTTCTCCCCGGAGATACTCGAGACAGAAATGAAAAAGCTCGAGGCAGAACAGATAAATG GAGATTTGGAGATGTTGAGATTGATGAGTTTCAAAGCGGCATGTGCAAGTCGTCTCTACGGACCAGAGTTTGGTTATGTTACAACAGTTTATGGTCTGCTGGAGAGTTGTAGAAACAACATACAAAACATGTGTATGCTTGAGAATGATAGTAACAACATAGGTATGTTGGAGAATGGTAGAAACAGTTTAGAATTATTCAACTTTGTGCGAAGACACAGACAGAATTGGAACAGGATATACAACTTAGAATAA
- the LOC106407613 gene encoding uncharacterized protein LOC106407613 isoform X1 — protein sequence MVKTEVKTEKLDDDMTIKDNKHSRRVVSSADALDRKFKRTVLCVAKPSYLLSLLERSSTRCNYLKRLPKILSELLRQRNWREASAVLSVLMQGTMRDGSPSMNRLKYEAQIQIVSHLQPDKDNVEEIERIYDTWIGKIGKQHKEERLLVWFEQICHLLEHGMEKEAEYAAIGMMRSRDLGNLPRTNLYIGITCYRLWCRKYSEELEPKDADCSDSISNMSQSGSGVMAECSPRNESVYSVESSGSVRNVSEASVGNYEVNSDASTRGSGSEVEVKVKLENVKVEESSQHFTEPPRIYASSEENEEPLRDGVSFDPALIQILGEMDPWLFPLKPPEDPDCHGKIVNDSFYKDAVSYLRLTMQSPRYVSLAALHPLVQLLLIGGRVDEAMKLVEEMCQKVHDIKPLRIRAAMKEKFHNNSDELAKCYEDVLEIDPSCVTTLKKLIEMSKEDGYSRESLIEMIALHVEASFPEPQIWKEFAEMLILFFENVDEDRMSVCLNGDGEEGCQQTYSVRYNRTPRMFTGTSWTLRAKWWLNRHFSPEILETEMKKLEAEQINGDLEMLRLMSFKAACASRLYGPEFGYVTTVYGLLESCRNNIQNMCMLENDSNNIGMLENGRNSLELFNFVRRHRQNWNRIYNLE from the exons ATGGTGAAAACCGAAGTGAAGACCGAGAAGCTTGATGACGACATGACAATCAAAGACAATAAGCACAGTCGTCGCGTGGTTAGCTCCGCCGACGCCTTAGATAGAAAGTTCAAGAGAACCGTCCTGTGCGTGGCGAAACCATCTTACCTTCTGAGTCTGCTTGAGCGAAGTAGTACCCGATGCAACTACCTCAAACGGTTGCCGAAGATCCTTAGTGAGCTGCTTCGCCAGAGAAACTGGAGAGAAGCAAGCGCTGTACTTAGCGTCTTGATGCAAGGGACTATGAGAGATGGTTCTCCTTCCATGAACCGCCTCAAATACGAg gcTCAAATACAGATTGTGAGTCACTTGCAACCTGACAAGGACAATGTTGAGGAGATTGAAAGAATATATGATACTTGGATCGGGAAGATTGGTAAACAGCATAAAGAG GAAAGGCTCTTGGTTTGGTTCGAACAAATTTGTCATTTACTCGAGCATGGTATGGAGAAGGAGGCCGAGTATGCCGCAATTGG CATGATGCGGAGCCGTGATTTGGGAAACCTTCCTCGGACCAATCTATATATAGGAATCACATGCTACAGACTGTGGTGTCGTAAATACTCGGAGGAGCTGGAGCCTAAAGACGCAGACTGCAGTGACAGCATATCTAACATGTCTCAGTCAGGATCTGGTGTTATGGCCGAGTGTTCACCCAGGAACGAGTCTGTTTACTCTGTGGAGTCTTCGGGTTCTGTTAGAAACGTGTCAGAGGCTTCTGTCGGGAATTACGAAGTAAATTCTGATGCCTCCACGCGTGGCTCAGGGTCAGAAGTGGAGGTGAAGGTAAAACTGGAGAATGTTAAAGTGGAGGAGAGTTCTCAGCATTTTACTGAACCACCACGAATCTATGCCTCGTCTGAAGAAAACGAAGAGCCTTTGAGAGATGGAGTTTCATTTGATCCCGCTCTTATTCAAATTCTTG GGGAGATGGATCCATGGTTGTTTCCTTTGAAACCACCAGAAGATCCTGATTGCCATGGAAAGATAGTCAATGATTCTTTTTATAAGGACGCTGTGTCATATCTGCGGCTTACTATGCAGTCTCCTCGTTACGTATCTTTAGCTGCATTACATCCTCTTGTACAG CTTCTCTTAATTGGAGGCCGTGTAGATGAAGCTATGAAATTGGTTGAGGAGATGTGTCAGAAAGTACATGACATCAAACCTTTGAG GATTAGAGCTGCTATGAAGGAGAAGTTTCATAATAACAGCGACGAGCTCGCAAAATGCTACGAAGATGTCTTAGAGATTGATCCTAGTTGTGTAACCACCTTAAAGAAGCTTATTGAAATGTCAAAAGAAG ACGGGTATAGTAGAGAGTCGCTAATCGAAATGATAGCATTGCATGTAGAAGCTTCTTTCCCGGAGCCCCAAATCTGGAAAGAGTTTGCAGAGATGCTGATTCTCTTCTTTGAGAATGTTGATGAAGATCGAATGTCTGTATGCCTCAACGGAGATGGAGAAGAAGGGTGTCAACAAACATACTCTGTTCGATACAACAGGACACCTAGAATGTTCACCGGTACATCATGGACACTTAGAGCTAAGTGGTGGCTAAATCGCCATTTCTCCCCGGAGATACTCGAGACAGAAATGAAAAAGCTCGAGGCAGAACAGATAAATG GAGATTTGGAGATGTTGAGATTGATGAGTTTCAAAGCGGCATGTGCAAGTCGTCTCTACGGACCAGAGTTTGGTTATGTTACAACAGTTTATGGTCTGCTGGAGAGTTGTAGAAACAACATACAAAACATGTGTATGCTTGAGAATGATAGTAACAACATAGGTATGTTGGAGAATGGTAGAAACAGTTTAGAATTATTCAACTTTGTGCGAAGACACAGACAGAATTGGAACAGGATATACAACTTAGAATAA
- the LOC106410513 gene encoding sodium/calcium exchanger NCL-like isoform X2 — protein MRLRSLFSLLFLVLFTSSAYARFVAVHPSSADLISDGISGGSLDSGTIIRTVVSAPPAEEKEEACEQTYGFMPCTKTALGNVFLILVYGFLMFTAATYLSAGSELLLEILGPGIVGGLFLPMLGALPDAMLIMVSGLSGDAATAQSQVSVGMGLLAGSTVMLLTVIWGTCTVVGKCDLRDDIHLKDSGVTVDVWTSYAARIMAISVIPFVIVQLPQVLNSTSGRHLAVLVALILSVLMLISYCVYQVFQPWIQRRRLAFAKHKHVISGILRHLKQHALGRLLDDEGQPDEHVIRKLFDTIDANKDGRLSATELKALIIGISFEDIDFDKDDAVGRVLQDFDKTLDEEVDQEEFVRGIKHWLIQAMGASGHSGPDAGPRTMKFLDHFHVQTKREHALLGDNENGENDEESGEVADPKWITIKAALLLLLGAAIAAAFADPLVDTVNNFSAATGIPSFFISFIALPLATNSSEAVSAIIFASRKKIRTASLTFSELCGGVTMNNILCLSVFLAIVYVRGLTWNFSSEVLVILIVCLVMGCFASFRTTYPLWTCFIAYLLYPFSLGLVYILDYWFGWS, from the exons ATGAGACTCagatctctcttctctcttctcttcctcgtcctcttcacCTCATCGGCTTACGCTCGGTTCGTCGCTGTTCATCCATCTTCGGCCGATCTCATCTCCGATGGAATATCCGGTGGAAGTCTCGACTCCGGAACGATCATCAGAACCGTGGTCTCTGCTCCCCCGGCTGAGGAGAAAGAGGAGGCTTGTGAACAGACCTATGGATTCATGCCGTGCACTAAGACGGCGCTTGGGAACGTGTTCTTGATTTTGGTCTATGGGTTTCTCATGTTCACGGCGGCGACGTATCTCTCCGCCGGAAGTGAGCTTTTGCTCGAGATCTTGGGACCTGGAATCGTCGGTGGTTTGTTTCTTCCCATGCTCGGAGCTCTTCCTGACGCTATGCTTATTATGG TGTCTGGACTATCTGGAGATGCAGCAACTGCACAAAGCCAAGTCTCAGTGGGAATGGGTTTGCTAGCTGGCTCCACCGTTATGCTTCTCACTGTTATCTGGGGAACTTGCACTGTTGTTGGCAAGTGTGACCTTCGTGATGATA TCCATCTTAAAG ATTCTGGTGTGACTGTTGATGTCTGGACCAGCTATGCCGCAAGAATAATGGCTATATCTGTTATTCCGTTCGTCATTGTCCAGCTTCCACAAGTGTTGAACTCCACATCTGGAAGACACTTGGCCGTGTTGGTTGCTCTAATCCTCTCTGTTCTAATGTTGATCTCCTACTGTGTATATCAG GTGTTCCAACCATGGATCCAAAGGAGAAGGCTTGCTTTTGCGAAGCACAAGCATGTTATATCAGGAATCCTAAGGCATTTGAAACAACATGCTTTGGGAAGACTTCTTGATGATGAAGGCCAGCCTGATGAGCATGTCATTCGAAA GTTGTTTGATACAATTGATGCTAACAAGGACGGACGCTTATCAGCTACTGAACTTAAGGCGCTTATCATTGGAATCAGCTTTGAGGATATAGACTTTGACAAGGACGATGCTGTGGGAAGAGTTCTCCAAGATTTTGACAAGACTCTTGATGAGGAAGTTGATCAAGAAGAGTTTGTCCGTGGGATTAAGCATTGGCTTATCCAGGCAATGGGAGCTTCTGGTCATTCTGGTCCTGATGCTGGTCCTAGAACAATGAAGTTCCTTGACCATTTCCATGTGCAAACAAAGAGAGAACATGCTCTGTTGGGAGACAATGAAAATGGTGAGAATGATGAGGAGTCTGGTGAGGTTGCAGACCCGAAATGGATCACCATTAAAGCAGCTTTACTGCTACTGTTGGGAGCAGCCATTGCAGCTGCGTTTGCTGATCCTTTGGTGGACACAGTTAACAACTTCTCTGCAGCCACAGGGATCCCATCTTTCTTCATTTCCTTCATCGCTTTGCCTTTAGCTACCAACTCGAGTGAAGCCGTCTCTGCCATCATCTTCGCCTCTCGCAAAAAGATCAGAACCGCCTCCTTAACTTTCTCCGAG CTATGTGGTGGAGTGACAATGAACAACATTTTGTGTCTCTCGGTGTTCCTAGCAATCGTCTACGTTCGAGGACTGACATGGAACTTTTCATCAGAGGTGTTGGTGATTCTCATTGTTTGTCTGGTGATGGGATGTTTCGCTAGCTTCCGCACAACGTATCCTCTATGGACATGTTTCATAGCATACTTGCTTTATCCATTCTCTTTGGGTCTGGTCTACATTCTTGACTACTGGTTTGGCTGGTCATAG
- the LOC106410513 gene encoding sodium/calcium exchanger NCL-like isoform X1, with the protein MRLRSLFSLLFLVLFTSSAYARFVAVHPSSADLISDGISGGSLDSGTIIRTVVSAPPAEEKEEACEQTYGFMPCTKTALGNVFLILVYGFLMFTAATYLSAGSELLLEILGPGIVGGLFLPMLGALPDAMLIMVSGLSGDAATAQSQVSVGMGLLAGSTVMLLTVIWGTCTVVGKCDLRDDIAVNNQDTKGFHLKDSGVTVDVWTSYAARIMAISVIPFVIVQLPQVLNSTSGRHLAVLVALILSVLMLISYCVYQVFQPWIQRRRLAFAKHKHVISGILRHLKQHALGRLLDDEGQPDEHVIRKLFDTIDANKDGRLSATELKALIIGISFEDIDFDKDDAVGRVLQDFDKTLDEEVDQEEFVRGIKHWLIQAMGASGHSGPDAGPRTMKFLDHFHVQTKREHALLGDNENGENDEESGEVADPKWITIKAALLLLLGAAIAAAFADPLVDTVNNFSAATGIPSFFISFIALPLATNSSEAVSAIIFASRKKIRTASLTFSELCGGVTMNNILCLSVFLAIVYVRGLTWNFSSEVLVILIVCLVMGCFASFRTTYPLWTCFIAYLLYPFSLGLVYILDYWFGWS; encoded by the exons ATGAGACTCagatctctcttctctcttctcttcctcgtcctcttcacCTCATCGGCTTACGCTCGGTTCGTCGCTGTTCATCCATCTTCGGCCGATCTCATCTCCGATGGAATATCCGGTGGAAGTCTCGACTCCGGAACGATCATCAGAACCGTGGTCTCTGCTCCCCCGGCTGAGGAGAAAGAGGAGGCTTGTGAACAGACCTATGGATTCATGCCGTGCACTAAGACGGCGCTTGGGAACGTGTTCTTGATTTTGGTCTATGGGTTTCTCATGTTCACGGCGGCGACGTATCTCTCCGCCGGAAGTGAGCTTTTGCTCGAGATCTTGGGACCTGGAATCGTCGGTGGTTTGTTTCTTCCCATGCTCGGAGCTCTTCCTGACGCTATGCTTATTATGG TGTCTGGACTATCTGGAGATGCAGCAACTGCACAAAGCCAAGTCTCAGTGGGAATGGGTTTGCTAGCTGGCTCCACCGTTATGCTTCTCACTGTTATCTGGGGAACTTGCACTGTTGTTGGCAAGTGTGACCTTCGTGATGATATTGCCGTTAACAACCAAGACACTAAAGGCTTCCATCTTAAAG ATTCTGGTGTGACTGTTGATGTCTGGACCAGCTATGCCGCAAGAATAATGGCTATATCTGTTATTCCGTTCGTCATTGTCCAGCTTCCACAAGTGTTGAACTCCACATCTGGAAGACACTTGGCCGTGTTGGTTGCTCTAATCCTCTCTGTTCTAATGTTGATCTCCTACTGTGTATATCAG GTGTTCCAACCATGGATCCAAAGGAGAAGGCTTGCTTTTGCGAAGCACAAGCATGTTATATCAGGAATCCTAAGGCATTTGAAACAACATGCTTTGGGAAGACTTCTTGATGATGAAGGCCAGCCTGATGAGCATGTCATTCGAAA GTTGTTTGATACAATTGATGCTAACAAGGACGGACGCTTATCAGCTACTGAACTTAAGGCGCTTATCATTGGAATCAGCTTTGAGGATATAGACTTTGACAAGGACGATGCTGTGGGAAGAGTTCTCCAAGATTTTGACAAGACTCTTGATGAGGAAGTTGATCAAGAAGAGTTTGTCCGTGGGATTAAGCATTGGCTTATCCAGGCAATGGGAGCTTCTGGTCATTCTGGTCCTGATGCTGGTCCTAGAACAATGAAGTTCCTTGACCATTTCCATGTGCAAACAAAGAGAGAACATGCTCTGTTGGGAGACAATGAAAATGGTGAGAATGATGAGGAGTCTGGTGAGGTTGCAGACCCGAAATGGATCACCATTAAAGCAGCTTTACTGCTACTGTTGGGAGCAGCCATTGCAGCTGCGTTTGCTGATCCTTTGGTGGACACAGTTAACAACTTCTCTGCAGCCACAGGGATCCCATCTTTCTTCATTTCCTTCATCGCTTTGCCTTTAGCTACCAACTCGAGTGAAGCCGTCTCTGCCATCATCTTCGCCTCTCGCAAAAAGATCAGAACCGCCTCCTTAACTTTCTCCGAG CTATGTGGTGGAGTGACAATGAACAACATTTTGTGTCTCTCGGTGTTCCTAGCAATCGTCTACGTTCGAGGACTGACATGGAACTTTTCATCAGAGGTGTTGGTGATTCTCATTGTTTGTCTGGTGATGGGATGTTTCGCTAGCTTCCGCACAACGTATCCTCTATGGACATGTTTCATAGCATACTTGCTTTATCCATTCTCTTTGGGTCTGGTCTACATTCTTGACTACTGGTTTGGCTGGTCATAG